The stretch of DNA gccgacaaaaaaaaaagtaaaaaaaaaattccgaacTTTCCATATGTTCCTTTTGTGAAAGttccgaaagaaaaaaaaagcacaacCTTCACATCATATGACTAGGCCCACTTCTCCTCAATGTCTCACTATTCGGCTAAGGTTCGCTAACGTGTCATCTATCTATTCGTTACTCTCAGATCTCCATGTCCCAGCGCGTTCCATACAATCGCCACTTCCACAGCACCAAGAGTCAGtcaattagagaaaaaaagctGACTCActtcaattattaaaataatcaaaaacagtagagagaagaaagagagagagagaataaaaaaaatcaaaatggcGTCGTCGAGACTGTGCGACTCGTGCAAATTGACGGCGGCGACTTTATTCTGCCGAGCTGACGCAGCGTTTCTCTGCGGCGCATGCGACGGTAAGATCCACACAGCTAACAAACTCGCTTCCCGTCACGAACGAGTCTGGCTATGCGAAGTCTGCGAACAAGCACCTGCACACGTCACCTGCAAAGCCGACGCCGCCGCGCTCTGCATCGCTTGCGACCGTGACATCCACTCGGCTAATCCGCTCTCTCGCCGCCACGAGCGAGTCCCGATCGTTCCGTTCTACGACGCCGTTTCGGGATCTGCCAAATCCGCCTCCTCTTCCGTTAATTTCGTAGACGACGACGGTGGTGACGCTGACGTCAGCGTCGAAGCTGCGTCGTGGCTTTTGCctaaagaaggaggaggagtcgAGATCTCTAATTTGTTCTCCGATCTTGAGTATCCGAAGATGGAGGTCACGTCGGAGAATAGCTCCGGTAACGATGGAGTCGTTCCTGTTCAGAACAAGACGATGTTTCTCAGTGAAGATTACTTCAATTTCGATCTCGCTCCTTCCAAAATTTCTCAACAAGGATTCAATTTCATCAACCAAACTGTACGATTTACGAATCATCTCATCATGTTTAAGATCTAGatctggaattttttttttttgggatctgATTTGAGTTGTTGTTGTGAAAAATGTTTAGGATTCGTCGAGATCTTTAGATGTAGCGTTGGTGCCTGAAAATGGAGGAGTTACGACGACGGTGACGATGACACCAGTTGTGCAGTTATCACCGGCGGAGAgggaagctagggttttgaggtatagagagaagaggaagaatcgGAAGTTTGAGAAGACGATTAGGTACGCGTCGCGTAAAGCTTACGCTGAGATGAGGCCGAGGATCAAAGGACGTTTCGCTAAGCGTACAGATTCGAAaggtgatgatggtggtgggGACGTCGGAGTTTATGGCGGTTTCGGCGTTGTTCCGAGTTTCTGAACTTTCCGGTTAAAGAAACTTGGTAGTAACGTAACGGTTAATAGAAGATTAAAATTACTATAATGTTTTCCTATTTAATCAGGGACTAAGTTATTAGaatattgttgtttttaaacaattaatttttacaatattttatagtAGTAGTTTACTTGAAGTTGAAACTAATGAATTTTGATTTACTATCTCAGTAAacgattttaattataaaaaaaaaaactggtactatataattaatttttgtcgagatataattagttttaatatcaAGGGTTTGAATTGNTATTCGGCTAAGGTTCGCTAACGTGTCATCTATCTATTCGTTACTCTCAGATCTCCATGTCCCAGCGCGTTCCATACAATCGCCACTTCCACAGCACCAAGAGTCAGtcaattagagaaaaaaagctGACTCActtcaattattaaaataatcaaaaacagtagagagaagaaagagagagagagaataaaaaaaatcaaaatggcGTCGTCGAGACTGTGCGACTCGTGCA from Camelina sativa cultivar DH55 chromosome 9, Cs, whole genome shotgun sequence encodes:
- the LOC104713943 gene encoding zinc finger protein CONSTANS-LIKE 3-like, which encodes MASSRLCDSCKLTAATLFCRADAAFLCGACDGKIHTANKLASRHERVWLCEVCEQAPAHVTCKADAAALCIACDRDIHSANPLSRRHERVPIVPFYDAVSGSAKSASSSVNFVDDDGGDADVSVEAASWLLPKEGGGVEISNLFSDLEYPKMEVTSENSSGNDGVVPVQNKTMFLSEDYFNFDLAPSKISQQGFNFINQTDSSRSLDVALVPENGGVTTTVTMTPVVQLSPAEREARVLRYREKRKNRKFEKTIRYASRKAYAEMRPRIKGRFAKRTDSKGDDGGGDVGVYGGFGVVPSF